A stretch of DNA from Thalassococcus arenae:
TTCATTCGCGATGGCCGCGAAGTTCAGATCGTCGATCTGAAATCGGGTGATGACCTGACCCGGCAATATCTTCTGCAGATCGTCGCCGAACACGAAAGCCGCGGCGAGTCGGTGCTGCCGATCAGCGTGCTGACCGACCTGGTGCGCAGCTACACCACGCAGGCGACTTCGGTCGTGCCGCAATTCCTGGCCGCCAGTTTCGAGATGTTCCGCGACAGCCAGTCGAAATGGCTGGAGAACATGAACAAGGCCAACCCGCTGACCAAGATGCCCGGCTTCGAAGCGATGCAGGCGCAGCAGGAGGCGTTTCTCAAGGCGATGACCGGCGGCATGGGCAAGCAATGGTCCGGCCCGGCGGAAGATGCGCCGACCGAACAGCCCGAAGACCTGGACGCCATCAAGGCACAACTGGCCGAGCTGCAAAAGAAGCTGTCCAAACTCGACAAGTGATCCGGACGGGACTGGACGGGGCCGGGCGGGGTTTGCCCCGCCGACCCTGCCGTTTTCAGGCCGCCGCCTGACCCTTTACCGCATCGGCAGCGCGCATCAGCACCTCCGACACCGCGTCGCAATCCGCGGGGGTCAACCGCGCCGGCAGGCGGGTGTCGCAGGCCCGCATCAACATCGCGCGCGTGCGCGGCAGTTCGACCCGTTCGGGCAGGAACTGCCAGTTCCAGAAGGCGCGTGCGTTGTCCTCGGTCAGCCCGAAGACCTGCACCTTGACGCCCGCCTTGGCCGCTTCGGCGACGAATGCCCGCACCTCGGCGTCGCTCATGCCCAGCAGGTTGAATTGCAGCGAATCCGGTGCGCGTTGCTCGGGCGCCAGCTTGTCCGGCACGGCGATCCAGGGGCTTTGATTCAGTCGCGCCGCCACCTGGTCGTGGTTGCGCCGTCCGTCGCGGACCCGCCGGTCGATCTCGGCCAGTTGCGGGCGGATGACGGCCGCGGCCAGGTTCGACAGCCGCGTGTTGTAGAGCGGCAGCCTGTTTTGCCAGCGCGCGAAAGCGTCGTGCAGCACCGGGTGTTTTTTCCAGTTGTGTTCGTAGGCGCCGGACATGATGACCGCCCGCGCGGCGATATCGGCGTCGTCGGTGATCAGGATGCCGCCTTCGCCGGAATTCAGCAGCTTGTAGGATTGAAAACTGAAACAGCCGATCCGCCCGATCGTGCCGATCTTGCGCCCGCCCCAGGTGGTTCCCAGGCTGTGGGCCGCGTCTTCGATGACAGGCAGGCCGCGGGCGTCGCACAACGTCATGATCGCGTCCATGTCCGACGTATGGCCGCGCATGTGGCTGACGATGACCGCCTGAACGCCGTCCAGCTTCGCCTCGAAATCGGCGATGTCGATGCGGTAATTCTCGCCCACCTCGCACAGCACCGGCACGCAGTCTGCATGCACGACCGACGACGGCACCGCCGCAAAGGTGAAGCCGGGGATCAGCACGCGGGCGTCGCGCGGCAGATCCAGCGCCTTGAGCGCCAGGAACAGCGCCGCCGAACAGCTGGCCACCGCGACGGCATAGCGCGACCCCATCAGCGCGGCGAATTCGGCCTCGAGCAGGGATACCGGCGCATCCTGCGCGGCGGTGTAGCGGAACAGGTCGCCGCTGGCGAGCAGACGGTCGATCTCGGCCCGCGCGGCGTCGGGGATCGGTTCGGCATCATGCATGTCGGGGATCTTGTTCATTTCGATTTCCTGAATTGCCTGTTTCGATTTACTTAAACCGAGACTGTGGCAAAATCATAGCGCAACCCGGTGGCCGGCGGGTTCCCGCCGGGCTGTGGCGGATATGTGACGTCTCAGAAACCCAGCCGGTCGCGCATCGCGTACCAGCTCATGGCCAGCGCCAGGATCGGATGGCGCAGCGCACCGCCACCCGGAAAGGGCGGGGTGGGCAGGTCGGCGAAGGTGTCGAACCCCTCGGCGCGGCCCCGCAGCGCATCGGCCATCAGTTTGCCCGCCTGCACCGCGTTGCCGATGCCATGGCCGGAATAGCCGGCGGCGGACAGAACCGTTTCGCCGATCCGCTCGAAATGCGGCAGCCGCGACAGCGTGATGCCCAGCGTGCCGCCCCAGGCATAGTCCAGCGGCACATCGGCCAGGTGGGGAAACACCTTGAGCATGGGCTTGCGCACCTTGGCGCGGATATCGGCGGGAAACCGGTAGCCATAGCTTTCGCCGCCGCCGAACAACAGCCGCCGGTCCTCGGTCAGGCGGAAATAGTTCACGACAAAGCGATCGTCCGCCACCGCCACGTCGCGG
This window harbors:
- a CDS encoding DegT/DnrJ/EryC1/StrS family aminotransferase, which encodes MNKIPDMHDAEPIPDAARAEIDRLLASGDLFRYTAAQDAPVSLLEAEFAALMGSRYAVAVASCSAALFLALKALDLPRDARVLIPGFTFAAVPSSVVHADCVPVLCEVGENYRIDIADFEAKLDGVQAVIVSHMRGHTSDMDAIMTLCDARGLPVIEDAAHSLGTTWGGRKIGTIGRIGCFSFQSYKLLNSGEGGILITDDADIAARAVIMSGAYEHNWKKHPVLHDAFARWQNRLPLYNTRLSNLAAAVIRPQLAEIDRRVRDGRRNHDQVAARLNQSPWIAVPDKLAPEQRAPDSLQFNLLGMSDAEVRAFVAEAAKAGVKVQVFGLTEDNARAFWNWQFLPERVELPRTRAMLMRACDTRLPARLTPADCDAVSEVLMRAADAVKGQAAA
- the phaR gene encoding polyhydroxyalkanoate synthesis repressor PhaR, translating into MADTEKPLLIKRYASRRLYNTETSDYVTLEDIAGFIRDGREVQIVDLKSGDDLTRQYLLQIVAEHESRGESVLPISVLTDLVRSYTTQATSVVPQFLAASFEMFRDSQSKWLENMNKANPLTKMPGFEAMQAQQEAFLKAMTGGMGKQWSGPAEDAPTEQPEDLDAIKAQLAELQKKLSKLDK